The Phycodurus eques isolate BA_2022a chromosome 17, UOR_Pequ_1.1, whole genome shotgun sequence nucleotide sequence agcatctgcctcacagttctgaggaccggggttcgatccccggccccgcctgtgtggagtttgtatgttctccccgtgcctgcgtgggttttctccgggcactttggtttgctcccacatcccaaaaacgtgcgtggtaggttaattgacaactctaaattgcccgtagatgtgaatgtgagtgcgaatggttgtttgtttgtatgtgccctgcgattggctggcaaccagttcagggtgtaccccgccttctgcccgatgatagctgggataggctctagcacgcccgcgaccctagtgaggagaagcagctcggaaaatggatggatggataattagaACCATAATTTTCACTTACCTCTTGGCCGGTTGCTATGTCGATGGCGGTATACACAGTGCCAGAAGCTCTGGAGGGAAAGAAATTATATCAATAACATGCACGTTTAAAGCTTCAAAGATAAATTAATTATAAtgattttaaaacagttttataATATCgttaacacaaaacaaacaggaactttaaaaaattgtttaactGAATTTCATTTAATGACTATACTTGAGGGGAAATTCAATTTGAATGTGCCACATGACAATAATCCACAACACATCCACCACATCACATTTCCTACTTAATCTTCAAGACTGGAGACACAAAGGACATATATCATTTTTACAATCTTGCACAATGTGAGCTAACAATGGCATATTATATGTCCCCTTCTTAAATgagtaattaaaacaaataataataattcaaagaaATAATACATATGAGCCCAGGGAAGTAGATACTATGCAGAAGGACAGATTTGTGGttctttgaacacatttaagAAAAAGTATAACCCATTGGATTTTCTTATCATCTTGCTGTAAACTTCAGGAGGGTGTCAACAGAGgctataaataatataataaacagAGGTCTttacttactgtatatatactatTGTATGCTGCTATCATACACTCTAATAATTATGTAATATAAGAGCTTTCACCTTAACTCACAAAGTCTCCAAGTTTactccactcacacacacttacCCTTGTCCTATTTTCTCAAAGCGTGTGTACTTCTTTTTGGGATCCCCCACACTCACGATACTCCCTGAGTCAGAGACAAAACACATGCATAATGATCGCGTGTtcctgtgtgtttctgtgtgtgtgtgtgtgtgtgtgtgtgtgtgcataaatgcttaaaaaaataagtgcatGGTAGAGACACTTTTCCTTCAAGTCTAATTTTAGAAAGTACTGTAAGCCATTTTCGTAGTAGAACTTCAGTGTCACCGTCAGTGAATGAATGTGATCACTCATACGCTCACTGGTTTTTAATAATTTGAAGGCAATTGTAACTTATTCCAGTATATCCTCATATAGTGGCCTACTCTCAAAAATGCATGTCTGGTACCCTCTGCAGctgagtaaataaatgcccctgaagatacagtacatttatgcAGCTTAATGTGACTTTTGCTaaggaattttaaaaatgtttttaatataccAAATTTGAAATGATTGCACCTTGAACCTTAAACCTCGCTGGCAGTGTCAACCGAAACTGAGCATTGTGGTCtttataaaggcagaatttcaATATACTGAGATGCTCGGCAgggcatttgaaaaaaaaatttaaaaataaaaaataactgtgtgtggcagttctgaggaccgggcttcaatccgcggccccacctgtgtggagtttgcatgttctccccgtgcctgcgtgggttttctccgggcactccggtttcctcccacatcccaaaaacatgcattaattgaagactataaattgcccgtaggtgtgaatgtgagtgtgaatggttgtttgtttgtatgtgccctgcgattggctggcaaccagttcagggtgtaccccgcctcctgcccgacgatagctgggataggctccagcacgccggcgaccctagtgaggagaagcggctcagaaaatggatggatggatggatggaactgtgTGTGGGACAAGTTCTGTAGACAGACAGCAATTTCTAAAGATGCATATAAAGACACATACTGAGTCTCTCCAGAATCTCCTCATCCGTCATTTTGGACTTCTTTCTTTGGCGGTCAGTGTGACGATACATTGTGCTCGAAGTGTTGTCGGGCTGGACCTGTGACTCGGGTGGTGTCACAACCTCTTTAATGGGAGTGGGAGGCTTGGCCGGGTCCATGACTGAGCGCGTGTAGATCTACGAGAGGATGTGAAAGGATGGAGTCATGGCAATGTTTGAATCAGCATGCGTTGACTGCACAGACAttcaataaatgacaaaaaaaaaaaaaaaaacacacagatttGGTGTGCTCGGGACGAGGCGCTATGACAGGGGGCagttcgtcgtcgtcgtcctcttcctcctcttcctcctcttcctcctcctcttcttcctcatcctcctcttctgaCACAGGTGGAGCAATCGGGGGTTCTGACGTTGATGTTTTGGCACCCTGctggatggaaaaaaatgtactgtataataccACAAATAGTTCCAAGCCAATGGAACCCAAACCAGGAGATGTTTATTAGAATCCATCTTATAAACCTAAAAAATCCTGGGAATCAGAGATGTACCATATTATCAAACGTGGTAAGAAAATGGCAGCACAGTTGTGTTACTCGGGCAGGAATGTTAGCAGGTTGAGAGAGAGCTAAAGGAAAAAGGTGCATTTTTATCAGAGTTAAGGGGTTAGGTTCTCTGTGCCAAGAACCATGAATGAGAATGCACTTTCTATACACACTGTTATATATTTGACTATGCTAAGTGGAGCAAACATGCTGCAACATTGCAGTGAAGTGCAATGCATGGATGACCTGCGTGGATGTCCTGCATATGCACGATAAACCTTTCCAAGTGCAGAGTCTATGCTTCAGACATTTATTATGCTTAACCCTGAGTATTTGTTCCCCACATCCAAAAGTCAGTTAGTTCGCCTTGGATCATTTTCCTCTTATGGAATGGAAACATCCATTTCCAGTCTTGTCATGCATAAATGAAGCAGTGCAGCTTAGTTCTGGTGATTAAACAAGAACGAAAGACCCAGTCCTTCGTTCAACCCTACTAGGCCTCTGCCCTGCTCCAATAAGGATTGGGTCAACAGTGCAGTGCATAAATGAGAGTCTGGATGTTTGTAAGtagtaaaatgtgtttatttattaatttgttgtTAAAGCCATGCGGGTATTTGATCAATGATGATGAAGTTACAAGGGAGAGTTCTCAATCAAGTTGGAAAAGAACATGAGCTAGAACATGCAGTTTTAAAGTCATCACAACCCTCCGTGTTCATGCACCCTGCCTTGCCGCCACCACCAAGAGGCGCCCTTGCTCATATCATATACCCCCCTGACATCATTAAATAGTACTGTCGACCATAGCCGCCATGTCAATACAGAGAGTGATGATGccttgaaaagaaaacatctgGTAAGTATTTTGTACTCGCCACTGGGCATAATTTAGATCAAATTATTGGATCTTGAAAGCCAATGCAGAGATGTGCAATAGTAATATGGAGGAGTTACCTTGTCAAATAATGCGCTGCAGGTTCTAAGGCTGACAGGAGGCCCAGATGACAGCAGTCGGTTCTGAATGTGAAGGTTGAAAATGGGAGGATTTACTCAAAACAAACCCACACAGTGTTGAAGAGTGAGTGgacttcggggggggggggtgtactgAGGGATGGACATTGGGTCCATAAATCTGGGCTCCAACGTGACAGTAGGGGTGCTAACGCAATGGGGACATCTTTGTGCACAAATGTTCAAATTCCTAAAGCTGCAATTTATAAAACTATTCTTTAGGTAGACTTTACAGATGTGGgattacaaaacaaatgatAGTGGTGTGCTATCAGTCACCATTATGTCCCTCACAGCTCAAATGCACATTTAGTGTTCCAAAAGTCAATAGACCTTTCAAATTGGATAAATCTCTGTGTACTAAGCCTCAATAAACATATCAAAGATGACACTAAAaccaatttgttgtgtttatggCAAATATTGTGGATAGTTTCCTATCACCAAATTTctgaataataaaacatttatgaggAGCTGCAGGTTCTTTCATTTTTCAGTCAACAGTGCTTTCATACTTTCGTTACAGTATGGTTTCATCGGTACTGTACAGTCTCCAATGCTAAAACGGAGTCACACAGACAATACAGGTGAGGTCAAGATGAGGCTCGGTGCTTGTGTCTTCTCAACCTATAATGTGATTTGAAAACTGAAAGGATGTGCAAAGAAGCTAAATATGAATTTCGATTACCACATGCAATGGCAGCAAGTGTAAAACTAAAGACAAGTTTAATTTaggtcaaaaaacaaacatctgctTTACTTCCACTCTTTGATAGTTCTGCCTGATGGATACACTGAGATCCATCTATGGCACAAGTTCAAAGCAGAGTCCTGTCTGCAGGGCATAGAACCAAGGCAACAGTCTGAGACGCCCTCAAATATGCTCTCACACGCAACCTCTTCGGCTTACTCCCACCCTCGCTTGGCCCTTCGCTGGCACTATCCAAGCAGCAGCCCTGCATGATACCAGTGTGATTGGCCCGGGGCGGCGAAACCCCCCTTGCCAGACTCGGAATTGCACTTCTTCACCCGGCTGAGCGTGTGTGCAGAGAAAGGCCTTAAAAGCATAGATTACTCTGGTCAAAGCTAGGAATGAGGTCAGCCTAGTGGGAGTCCTCCTTGATACAGTTGAGCCTCCACTGAAGCTCGTCTATTGTTTGTATTTGGAAATCTAGTTAAGTAGATCGGACAAATAAACTATGAGCAGCAGTCGCTCTCATAGCAGGATCGGTTTTTGGGTTCAAAACTGACTGAAATGGCTGCAAAGTTCggggaatttactgggaaagtatcatGAGTGGAATGTGCACATTTTGCCCATGAAAGGGAAGCATGTGCGCTGATTGTAACTCCAATAAATACTCAGATGAATTGAATGCacaaaatttgttaaaacttACCTGTTAGAATTTTACACTGTTATTGAAATTAAGATAAAATATTCTTCCTTCCATTTACTTTGAGTGTAAGTATTCTACCATATAatgtaaacaataataaacagcCTTTTCCCATAGAGAGGAAACGGATCTCCAGGGAAGGTCAggctatactgtatgttaccATTCCTAACAAACAGAGCAAGGGAGCCACCAAAGTAAAAGTAGCATGCAAaacggaaaaataaataaatatgataatCCATAATTATACAAGGACTCACCAGAGTGTTTGCTGCTATGTAACCATGGGCTGACTTGtctgaaacataaaaaaaatatgatcttgttaagaaatatatatatttttttcagaaaagcTCTCTGTAGTTATTtttcgaattaaaaaaaaataaataaaattattattagcaTTTTGGTGCGCCCTACCTCCTGAGGTGAAGCTCATGTACTTCTGGTTGTTGACTGTCTCTTTGGAGTCGTAGAACTTGAGGACATCCAACACAGCCTGTGGGTTCTTCTTCTGCTCCAGCTTGGTGATGTTGGAGGTCTGTAGGAGGCGCGCCCATTGCTCTGGGATGCCCTACAAAGACGCAGAGGGGGTCAAACTTCAAAACCTCTTGAGTTTTAAACTAATTATAACATTGTATTTTCAGGAAAACCCTCGGACATCAACAGAAGTCACAACTGGACTGAcctacagtgccatgaaaaagcatcagcccccttctcaaattcatatatttttacatagtttccccactttaatgtttaagatcatcaaacaaatgtaaatatcagacaaatacaacccaagtgacctcaaaatgttgtttttaaatggtgatttcatttattaaggaaaaaatatatgttattatattacattatattatatttacatttgtttgatgatcttaaacattaaagtgaggaaactctgcaaaaatataagaatttgagaagggggccaatactttttcatggcactgtatagtTTTGtatagaatttgagaagggggccaatactttttcatggcactgtatagtTTTGTCCAAAATATTTATTGGCTTCCATTATTATATGTTAGCTATGTTACCATGGTAACTGTAGATGGActaaagggttaaaaaaaaaaagaataaatatgaTGTCTATTAACTTGGCAGTTTGTCAACATGTTATGGTGTACATACACTCCTGCACACCTGAGATCAAATCCAAGAGCTGTATTAAAAATTCAGTGTCTACATAAAAAAAGATCCACTTTGATTGACAATGTTAGAGAACtattaatttccatccattatctgtaccgcttatctttaCTAGGATTGGCGGACGGAAGCCAAAGAACTCCGCCCTgattcgaacccccaacctcagaactgtgagacggacGTGGTAACCGCTTcatcaccgtgccacctgtgaAGTATTAATTTGTCCTAATTGTCTTTTTCTAACATTACAAAATACATAGTGTGAAATGATTCATTATAAGCATCACTAATTTCCTCTTTCAAATCTTTTCACCTGTGAGTGAATAGAACATGGTTCGTTTTAAGTCTAACGAATCCAATTTTTCAGttggaaaaataaatccaattttatttttccagttcAAGTGTAGCCAAGATCCCTTTGAGCAACTGCTGAAGTTGGACCTAATCTTTTACCATCAAAGTCCAAATCAACCACAGAAAGTCAGCGTGACGCCCTCAGTGTGTCACAGCTTGTGAAACAAACAAGgtcttatttgttatttttaaaatgcacaatTATGCTTTTGGAATTCATGCTACCAAACAAACTGGTTCCCGAGACAAAAACTGTAAAACTTTATTGTTAATTCTTTTGCTCTTTGAGTCCATTGAATCTAATATGACAGTGAATAACGCCaaggttttttaaattttttaccTGCAAAATAAACTCCAGTTTTGGCAATTTGTTCCCTTAAATCCAGAGGGAATTCAAGATGTGGATGAAACTTTATCCCCGTTTAATAAATATGAGCAACTGAATATGTAAAATGGGATTTTcaaagtaaatttaaaattCTGCTAATGTTGAACCACAACTAGAtgaaacttgttttgaaatcacaTATTTTGTCATATGTATTTATACACTGATGTAGTTCGAATCAGGTAACATTtgtacatattattattattattatcatcatcatcatcatcatatggTTCTCATtctcacatacacaatgaataaaataaaagcaattttacaaatatttgtagTTATGAGGAATTGGTGGATTTACACAAAAACATTAATGGGAATCACCTACATACTCATCATAAATACCAggttgaaaaaataattttcatacaaaaaagtaaaaaaataaataaaacaatattcaaattAGGGTCACAACAGACTGCCAGAAATGGAAATCTTTCAACAGTGGACCTATAGTCACATCCTTATGAAAACTTGATGTTTCATAATGAATGCTGCCAGATGGGTGATCTCTTGCTGTTCTATTGGGTGAAATCGACACTCACTGTAAATTCTCCTGTTACTGCATCAAAGCCCACATGGATGGTGTGTTCAAAGTCGGAAGGAAGCGATATCTCGGGAcgctccttctccttcttcttgttTGCTAAACAAAATCATGAACACAACCTGATTTCGAATGGTACACAAAGTAAATGTGTAGTAGAAGTTAATCAAAACGGGGCTGACCGCGAAGGTGACATGGGGCGAAGGGTACTCACTCTTATCTCCTCCAGGGAAGATGGAGCGCAGGCGCACTTTCTTGATTTTCTCTTCAGGCGCCATTGGAAGTGGTTTAGAGGCGGGATTCACTGATGAAGAGTCTCTGGAACTACTGTTCATTCTCAAGGGAGGGGCTGGTGGTTTCTCTTCAATATCGACACTATCAGACATCTTTAATAGCACTCACAATGTCCTAGAAAAGAGAAAGAGTGAGGTTTCAGCAGTATGACAATGAAGTcaccaacatacagtaaaacattGTGTACATTGTATGTACGTAGAATTATACTCTGTAAAATTTAGATTAGGGGAAAGAAAGTGTGGAAACTGACCATCAGCACTTCCCGTTTCCTGTGATGTTACACACAAAATGGTGCTAAAGGTCCAGTCAGGGTAGTGATGTATGTACACAGTTCCTTTTCTGGTCAGCTGCTTTCTGAGGCAGCAGAATTGGGGTAATGTGACTGTCACATCAGACAGATCACACCGCATACAGATGGTGCAAAGTGGTCTGAGCTTTGACCTATTTTCGCATTCAAACAGCAGGAACCTGGTTAAAGCACCATTGGCTTGATGCACCCACAAAGTTAATTGAAATAGCTCACATCTGACAACCTGTACTAAATTAAGATTTTCAACACACGCGTATTCGTCTTCCACCCGCCCATCCCACTAGCATGTTAGACTCCTTCACTGCCTCGCCCTGAGGCCAAGCCCGTCATGTGATGTGCAGCGCGACTCTCCCAGGAAAGCGGGCCAGCCAGGCTGCCCCCTTCATGGAGACCTACATTAACAAACAAAAGCCATCCCTGAGCTCTTTCTGACACAGCGTACACTCCGAATCCTGCATATCACACACATGTGCCTTCATGGTGAcctaaaactattttaaatggCACAGGACAAAATGGATGGTTAGGTTGTATTCTTCATCTTCCCACAAGAAATGATACAACCAGATATTTATTAACTCCATTACTATGACAAGGGCTCTGTGCTCTCTTTCCTGTTGATAAGAAATGTTGGTATTCATGTCAAAATATCACTTTTCACAGAAGTGGAACTTGTCCTAATTTAGAAAATtttgatttatattttgttATCCAGTACTGTGGAACACCAAAATACTTTTTCCACAGGGAATAACATCAATAGAAATAATCTGTGTCAAATTGTCTCGAAAGACCTAAAGAAAGATGTTTTTAACGTTtgccatattttaaaaaacttgaTAAAAGAGTAATGTTCATGTGCAGCCATctaatttttaacattattaattgtcataaaaaaacaaagatatatgaaccataatgtaaaaaaaatgtctcactCAAATTTGTTAACAAGTAAAAGGACACATATGGTTGATGCTGGGCAAATGTATTGGGACGCCATAaggacaaaggtattgggagaATGCTGGAGTCTTACTCCTTAAATGTACATTTACTTCAAGGCAAAAATGCAAGCAAAAGACAAGCCAAGAGATGCATGGCATTCAAAGGTCAGAGGTCAGTCAAAACATATGGACACACTAGTTATTGGAATGAGGTGAACTTTCCTATCTCCAAAATCCTGACAGAAAAGTCCTTACAGACTGAGGTTCTGCAGTttcaatggtaaaaaaaaaactgaaaatcaacagtgtgtgaaaaagaAAGACATTCAAGGAAAAGGGAGTTTTAGAGTATGCATGGCTTTGAGAGAAAGCGATGATGGCTAGGACGAAGGGATTCTCATGTTGCCACCAAGACGGGAGAGGCTGAAAAAAACCAAGTCTTTTCTCACCACCAAAAGGTGCCAAATCTTAACTGAAAACTGCAGGGATAGGACCTGGCAAGAAGTCCTGATGATGGAGGGGAGGAAATCACGGATCTGACGAGAGCTGCCAGGGAGAAGAAGAAACGTTTCCAATGAAGAGAAATTCACTCACCAAATAGGCCTCAAAGACATGTTTCAAGAAGAAACCCTGAAGGTCACTTTGTTGTTTATGGATTTACGAGAAGGTGGAGCATACAATCCATGTTCTGGTTCATCCCGAAGTCTTCCACATAAAACTCACCCGAACATTTATGAAATGAGCCACAGCACAGACAGCATAGAATTGCCCTAAATAGCTTGGGGAAATGCAGAATTAAGATTCTGGGGAAGTATGGGGATTAGTCAACCccctgattgattaattgattgagaGTCTGTCAGGAGGTTTGGAGCAAAAGCTTCAAAGGGCAACAAAGGGGGAGATTCAAAATTATACACTTTCTTCTTACCATGTGGCTGcttattacaaaaacattcattcattcagtcatcttccgttccacttatcctcactagggtcacgggcgtgctggagcctatcccagcgaacttcgggcgagaggcagggtaccaatcattcgcactcacattcacacctacgggcaatttagagtattcaattaacctaccctgcatgtttttgggatgtgggaggaaaccggagtacccggagaaaacctacgcaggcacggggagaacatgcaaacgccacacaggcggggccgggatttgaacctcggtcctcagaactgcgaggcagatgtgctaggtagatgtgctaatcagtctccaccgtgccgcattacaaaaacatatttaaaaaatttgtattcatttttgacAAATGGAGCTTTAAGAATTcacattacattttctttgttgCACGCAAGTGCAAGAAGGGCAAACTATAGATGAAATGTTGCGctcattaatgtatttttagaaaGACATTTTCTGGTTGGGTCTGTGTTTAACAAACAGTGTGTTTACAGTCTAAAGCAGCATGGTGTCTCTAACAACAACGGGAGGATAAAAACCAGACGATTAAATGTGACTCACCTATCAATGCAGGTCTGAAGTGTCTTTAAAGCGACTGATGACTATCATTGTGAGTAATGATCATGCACCTTGGATTGCCTAATATGACAGCTGCAACTGAGATGCGATCAATGGGGGAtcgctatccatccatccaaccattttctgagccgcttctcctcactagggtcgcgggcgcgctggagcctatcccagctataatcaggcaggaggcggggtacaccctgaactggttgccagccaatcgcagggcacatacaaacaaacaaccattcgcactcacatgcacatctacagccaatttagagttgtcaattaacctaccatgcatgttttttgggatgtgggaggaaaccggagtgcccggagaaaacccacgcaacatgcaaactccacacaggcggggccagtgattgaacccgggtccttagaactgtgaggcagacgctctaaccagtcgtccaccgtgccgccgggggATCACTATCTGGTCACAAATTACAGAGGGAAAATTTATCAATAGTAGCAGCAACATGTAATGAACCCTGCTGACATGCA carries:
- the LOC133416000 gene encoding serine/threonine-protein kinase PAK 3 isoform X2, with translation MSDSVDIEEKPPAPPLRMNSSSRDSSSVNPASKPLPMAPEEKIKKVRLRSIFPGGDKTNKKKEKERPEISLPSDFEHTIHVGFDAVTGEFTGIPEQWARLLQTSNITKLEQKKNPQAVLDVLKFYDSKETVNNQKYMSFTSGDKSAHGYIAANTLNRLLSSGPPVSLRTCSALFDKGAKTSTSEPPIAPPVSEEEDEEEEEEEEEEEEEEDDDDELPPVIAPRPEHTKSIYTRSVMDPAKPPTPIKEVVTPPESQVQPDNTSSTMYRHTDRQRKKSKMTDEEILERLRSIVSVGDPKKKYTRFEKIGQGASGTVYTAIDIATGQEVAIKQMNLQQQPKKELIINEILVMRENKNSNIVNYLDSYLVGDELWVVMEYLAGGSLTDVVTETCMDEGQIAAVCRECLQALDFLHSNQVIHRDIKSDNILLGMDGSVKLTDFGFCAQITPEQNKRSTMVGTPYWMAPEVVTRKAYGPKVDIWSLGIMAIEMVEGEPPYLNENPLRALYLIATNGTPELQNPERLSSVFRDFLNRCLEMDVDRRGSAKELLQHSFLKLAKPLSSLTPLIVAAKEAIKNSSR
- the LOC133416000 gene encoding serine/threonine-protein kinase PAK 3 isoform X3, translating into MSDSVDIEEKPPAPPLRMNSSSRDSSSVNPASKPLPMAPEEKIKKVRLRSIFPGGDKTNKKKEKERPEISLPSDFEHTIHVGFDAVTGEFTGIPEQWARLLQTSNITKLEQKKNPQAVLDVLKFYDSKETVNNQKYMSFTSGDKSAHGYIAANTLQGAKTSTSEPPIAPPVSEEEDEEEEEEEEEEEEEEDDDDELPPVIAPRPEHTKSIYTRSVMDPAKPPTPIKEVVTPPESQVQPDNTSSTMYRHTDRQRKKSKMTDEEILERLRSIVSVGDPKKKYTRFEKIGQGASGTVYTAIDIATGQEVAIKQMNLQQQPKKELIINEILVMRENKNSNIVNYLDSYLVGDELWVVMEYLAGGSLTDVVTETCMDEGQIAAVCRECLQALDFLHSNQVIHRDIKSDNILLGMDGSVKLTDFGFCAQITPEQNKRSTMVGTPYWMAPEVVTRKAYGPKVDIWSLGIMAIEMVEGEPPYLNENPLRALYLIATNGTPELQNPERLSSVFRDFLNRCLEMDVDRRGSAKELLQHSFLKLAKPLSSLTPLIVAAKEAIKNSSR
- the LOC133416000 gene encoding serine/threonine-protein kinase PAK 3 isoform X1 yields the protein MSDSVDIEEKPPAPPLRMNSSSRDSSSVNPASKPLPMAPEEKIKKVRLRSIFPGGDKTNKKKEKERPEISLPSDFEHTIHVGFDAVTGEFTGIPEQWARLLQTSNITKLEQKKNPQAVLDVLKFYDSKETVNNQKYMSFTSGDKSAHGYIAANTLNRLLSSGPPVSLRTCSALFDKQGAKTSTSEPPIAPPVSEEEDEEEEEEEEEEEEEEDDDDELPPVIAPRPEHTKSIYTRSVMDPAKPPTPIKEVVTPPESQVQPDNTSSTMYRHTDRQRKKSKMTDEEILERLRSIVSVGDPKKKYTRFEKIGQGASGTVYTAIDIATGQEVAIKQMNLQQQPKKELIINEILVMRENKNSNIVNYLDSYLVGDELWVVMEYLAGGSLTDVVTETCMDEGQIAAVCRECLQALDFLHSNQVIHRDIKSDNILLGMDGSVKLTDFGFCAQITPEQNKRSTMVGTPYWMAPEVVTRKAYGPKVDIWSLGIMAIEMVEGEPPYLNENPLRALYLIATNGTPELQNPERLSSVFRDFLNRCLEMDVDRRGSAKELLQHSFLKLAKPLSSLTPLIVAAKEAIKNSSR
- the LOC133416000 gene encoding serine/threonine-protein kinase PAK 3 isoform X4; this encodes MSDSVDIEEKPPAPPLRMNSSSRDSSSVNPASKPLPMAPEEKIKKVRLRSIFPGGDKTNKKKEKERPEISLPSDFEHTIHVGFDAVTGEFTGIPEQWARLLQTSNITKLEQKKNPQAVLDVLKFYDSKETVNNQKYMSFTSGDKSAHGYIAANTLGAKTSTSEPPIAPPVSEEEDEEEEEEEEEEEEEEDDDDELPPVIAPRPEHTKSIYTRSVMDPAKPPTPIKEVVTPPESQVQPDNTSSTMYRHTDRQRKKSKMTDEEILERLRSIVSVGDPKKKYTRFEKIGQGASGTVYTAIDIATGQEVAIKQMNLQQQPKKELIINEILVMRENKNSNIVNYLDSYLVGDELWVVMEYLAGGSLTDVVTETCMDEGQIAAVCRECLQALDFLHSNQVIHRDIKSDNILLGMDGSVKLTDFGFCAQITPEQNKRSTMVGTPYWMAPEVVTRKAYGPKVDIWSLGIMAIEMVEGEPPYLNENPLRALYLIATNGTPELQNPERLSSVFRDFLNRCLEMDVDRRGSAKELLQHSFLKLAKPLSSLTPLIVAAKEAIKNSSR